In a single window of the Bradyrhizobium erythrophlei genome:
- a CDS encoding ABC transporter substrate-binding protein, translating to MRHLTRSKGPLTGTRVLMMTSALALMAASTAITAPAFADEAAAKKWIDSEFQPSTLSKDDQMKEMQWFIKAAEPYKGMEINAVSETLTVHEYESKTLAKAFEEITGIKVKHDIIQEGDVVEKIQTQMQSGKNVYDAWINDSDFIGTHFRYGQAVDLTDWMAGEGKDVTNPGLDVNDFIGKSFTTAPNGHLYQLPDQQFANLYWFRYDWFSNPDYKAKFKAKYGYDLGVPVNWSAYEDIADFFTNDIKEINGVRIYGHMDYGKKDPSLGWRFTDAWLSMAGNGDKGIPNGLPVDEWGIRMEGCRPVGSSVERGGDVNGPAAVYSIVKYLDWMKKYAPPQAQGMTFSESGPVPAQGSIAQQIFWYTAFTADMVKPGLPVMNADGTPKWRMAPSPHGSYWKDGMKLGYQDVGSLTLLKSTPIDRRKAAWLYEQFIVSKTVSLKKSHVGLTFIRESDIWDKSFTERAPKLGGLIEFYRSPARVQWTPTGNNVPDYPKLAQLWWQNIGDASSGAKTPQAAMDSLAASQDSVMERLEKSGVQGACGPKLNKKETAEYWFAKSAKDGNIAPQRKLANEKPKGETVDYDTLIKSWPASPPKRASN from the coding sequence ATGCGACACTTAACGAGAAGCAAAGGTCCTTTGACCGGGACCCGTGTTTTGATGATGACGAGTGCGCTCGCCCTGATGGCGGCGTCGACTGCGATTACCGCGCCCGCGTTTGCGGATGAAGCTGCTGCCAAGAAGTGGATCGACTCGGAGTTTCAGCCTTCGACGTTGTCCAAAGACGACCAGATGAAGGAAATGCAATGGTTCATCAAGGCCGCTGAACCCTACAAGGGGATGGAGATCAACGCCGTCTCCGAAACGCTGACGGTGCACGAGTATGAATCGAAGACGCTGGCGAAGGCGTTCGAGGAAATCACCGGGATCAAGGTCAAGCACGACATCATCCAGGAAGGCGATGTGGTCGAGAAGATCCAGACCCAGATGCAATCCGGCAAGAACGTGTACGACGCCTGGATCAACGACTCCGACTTTATCGGAACGCATTTCCGTTACGGCCAGGCCGTCGATCTGACGGACTGGATGGCCGGCGAGGGCAAGGACGTCACCAATCCCGGGCTCGACGTCAATGACTTCATCGGCAAGTCGTTCACCACGGCGCCGAACGGGCATCTCTACCAGTTGCCGGACCAGCAGTTCGCGAACCTCTATTGGTTCCGCTACGACTGGTTCTCCAATCCCGACTACAAGGCCAAGTTCAAGGCCAAATACGGCTACGACCTCGGCGTTCCCGTGAACTGGTCGGCCTATGAGGACATCGCTGATTTCTTCACCAACGACATCAAGGAAATCAACGGCGTCAGGATCTATGGCCACATGGATTACGGCAAGAAGGATCCGTCGCTGGGATGGCGTTTCACCGACGCGTGGTTGTCGATGGCAGGCAACGGCGACAAGGGAATCCCGAACGGACTTCCGGTCGACGAATGGGGCATCCGGATGGAAGGCTGCCGCCCCGTCGGCTCGTCGGTCGAGCGTGGCGGCGACGTCAACGGTCCGGCGGCGGTCTATTCGATCGTCAAGTACCTCGACTGGATGAAGAAATATGCCCCGCCGCAGGCGCAAGGCATGACCTTCTCCGAATCCGGTCCGGTGCCGGCGCAAGGCTCTATCGCCCAGCAGATCTTCTGGTACACCGCCTTCACCGCCGACATGGTGAAGCCCGGTCTGCCGGTCATGAATGCGGACGGTACGCCGAAATGGCGGATGGCGCCGTCGCCGCACGGTTCGTACTGGAAGGACGGCATGAAACTCGGCTACCAGGACGTCGGTTCGCTGACGTTGCTGAAGTCGACCCCGATTGATCGCCGCAAGGCGGCCTGGCTCTATGAGCAGTTCATCGTCTCCAAGACGGTTTCCTTGAAGAAGAGCCATGTCGGTCTCACCTTCATCCGTGAATCCGACATATGGGACAAGTCGTTCACCGAGCGCGCGCCGAAGCTCGGCGGACTGATCGAGTTCTACCGCTCGCCGGCGCGCGTGCAGTGGACCCCGACCGGCAACAACGTGCCGGATTACCCGAAGCTAGCGCAATTGTGGTGGCAGAACATCGGCGATGCGTCGTCCGGTGCGAAGACGCCGCAGGCAGCGATGGACTCGCTGGCAGCCTCCCAGGACTCGGTGATGGAACGTCTGGAGAAATCCGGCGTCCAGGGCGCGTGCGGGCCGAAGCTCAACAAGAAGGAGACGGCCGAGTACTGGTTCGCGAAGTCCGCCAAGGACGGCAACATCGCGCCCCAGCGCAAGCTCGCCAACGAGAAGCCGAAGGGCGAAACCGTCGACTACGACACGCTGATCAAGTCGTGGCCGGCCTCGCCCCCGAAGCGCGCGTCGAACTGA
- a CDS encoding tetratricopeptide repeat protein, translating into MNKPTAEEIVRRATAAFNSGRPDQARQLCEQGLSRQPGDPMLHHLLAAVLFSKGETESARSHVESSLAKRPDSAAAHLLAARIARVAKDFDSALSHLDRAIAIAPQREVFLEKARALDQAGLRPQAREAWRAILEVVPGNIEAAARLGRLAWEDGEHASAVTLLERAVRGEAPASVWFDLGLVRQDQRDRGGAATAYRRALEIKPDYPEAALNLGTVLQDAGDMDGAMRAYAQAYRLRPSTFGTIAMALTSAPHGRLWLDEASLRRSLGG; encoded by the coding sequence ATGAACAAGCCCACCGCCGAGGAGATCGTTCGTCGTGCCACGGCGGCCTTTAATTCGGGCCGGCCCGACCAGGCGCGCCAGCTCTGCGAGCAAGGGTTGAGCCGCCAGCCCGGCGATCCCATGCTCCATCATCTGCTCGCCGCCGTGCTGTTTTCGAAAGGCGAGACCGAATCGGCCCGCAGCCACGTCGAGAGCAGCCTTGCAAAACGCCCCGACAGTGCCGCCGCGCATCTGCTCGCGGCCCGCATCGCCCGCGTTGCGAAGGATTTCGATAGCGCACTGTCGCATCTCGATCGGGCGATCGCGATCGCGCCGCAGCGCGAAGTATTTCTGGAAAAAGCCCGGGCGCTCGACCAAGCCGGTCTCAGGCCCCAGGCGCGCGAAGCATGGCGGGCCATTCTGGAAGTCGTGCCCGGAAATATCGAGGCCGCGGCGCGGCTGGGACGGCTCGCCTGGGAGGATGGCGAGCACGCCAGCGCCGTGACCTTGCTGGAACGCGCCGTGCGTGGCGAGGCGCCCGCATCGGTCTGGTTCGATCTCGGCCTCGTCCGCCAGGATCAGCGCGACCGCGGCGGCGCCGCCACCGCCTACCGCAGGGCGCTCGAAATAAAGCCCGATTACCCCGAAGCCGCGCTCAATCTCGGCACAGTGCTGCAGGATGCCGGCGATATGGACGGCGCGATGCGCGCCTATGCGCAGGCCTATCGGCTGCGGCCATCGACCTTCGGCACGATCGCGATGGCGCTGACCTCGGCGCCGCACGGCCGGTTGTGGCTCGATGAGGCAAGCTTGCGCCGCTCACTGGGCGGTTAA
- a CDS encoding alkene reductase — translation MSTPTKLFESYKLGPITLPNRLVMAPLTRNRAVAGLVPAPLAIEYYGQRASAGLLVTEASQVSQQGQGYQDTPGIYSKEQVAGWRKVTDRVHEKGGRIFIQLWHVGRISHTSLQPNDGAPVAPSAIRAKGKTFVGGTFTDISEPRALALEEIPGIIESFKRGAANALAAGFDGVEIHGANGYLLDQFAKDGTNKRSDAYGGSIENRARLMLEVSKVVAAEAGADKTGIRISPVTPANDVSDSNPQPLFDYIVDHLNALKLVYIHVIEGATGGPRDIAPFDYGSLRKRFKGAYIANNGYDFELATKVLAANAADLIAFGKPFIANPDLVERLKRGAPLNAPDKATFYGGGAKGYTDYPVLGEALDAAQ, via the coding sequence ATGAGCACGCCGACGAAACTCTTCGAGTCCTACAAGCTTGGCCCGATCACGCTGCCTAACCGCCTTGTGATGGCGCCCCTCACCCGCAACCGCGCGGTCGCAGGTCTGGTGCCCGCCCCTCTGGCGATCGAGTATTACGGGCAGCGCGCCTCCGCCGGCCTGCTGGTGACCGAGGCGAGCCAGGTTTCGCAGCAGGGCCAGGGTTATCAGGACACCCCCGGGATCTACTCCAAGGAACAGGTCGCCGGCTGGCGCAAGGTCACCGACCGCGTGCACGAGAAGGGCGGACGCATCTTCATCCAGCTCTGGCATGTCGGGCGCATTTCGCACACCTCGCTGCAGCCCAATGACGGCGCGCCGGTAGCACCCTCGGCGATCCGCGCCAAAGGCAAGACCTTTGTCGGCGGCACGTTTACCGATATCTCCGAGCCGCGCGCGCTGGCGCTGGAAGAAATCCCCGGCATCATCGAGAGTTTTAAACGTGGCGCTGCGAACGCGCTCGCTGCAGGGTTCGACGGCGTCGAGATCCATGGCGCCAACGGCTATCTGCTGGATCAGTTCGCCAAGGACGGCACCAACAAGCGCAGCGACGCCTATGGCGGATCGATCGAGAACCGCGCCAGGCTGATGCTCGAGGTATCGAAAGTCGTGGCCGCGGAAGCCGGCGCCGACAAGACCGGCATCCGCATTTCGCCGGTGACGCCGGCCAACGACGTCTCCGACTCCAACCCGCAGCCGCTGTTCGATTACATCGTCGATCATCTCAATGCGCTGAAGCTGGTCTACATCCACGTCATCGAGGGTGCGACCGGCGGCCCGCGCGACATCGCGCCGTTCGACTACGGCTCCTTGCGCAAGCGCTTCAAGGGCGCCTACATCGCCAACAACGGCTATGATTTCGAACTCGCGACCAAGGTGCTCGCCGCCAACGCGGCCGATCTGATCGCGTTCGGAAAACCGTTCATCGCCAATCCCGACCTGGTCGAACGGCTCAAGCGCGGCGCGCCGCTCAACGCGCCCGACAAGGCGACGTTCTACGGCGGCGGCGCCAAGGGCTACACGGATTATCCCGTGCTGGGCGAGGCGCTCGACGCGGCGCAGTAA
- a CDS encoding DUF1993 domain-containing protein: MSFYDATVPAFLQILGSLPGILTKAEAHCKAKNIAPEVLLGARLYPDMLPFSKQIQLVCDFAGKSCARLTHSEVPSTPDTEKTFEELKQRLAKTADYIKTFKPEQFEGADAREVTFPIGPTNTLTVKGQQFVNNFAFPNFYFHAATAHGILRHNGVEIGKRDFLGVN, encoded by the coding sequence ATGTCCTTCTACGACGCTACCGTTCCCGCGTTCCTGCAGATCCTCGGCAGCCTGCCGGGAATCCTCACCAAGGCCGAAGCGCACTGCAAGGCGAAGAATATCGCGCCTGAGGTCCTGCTCGGCGCGCGGCTCTATCCGGACATGCTGCCGTTCAGTAAACAGATCCAGCTGGTGTGCGATTTCGCCGGAAAAAGCTGCGCGCGGCTGACGCATAGCGAGGTGCCGTCCACGCCCGACACCGAAAAGACCTTCGAAGAGCTGAAGCAGCGGCTCGCCAAAACCGCCGACTATATCAAGACGTTCAAGCCGGAACAGTTCGAGGGCGCCGATGCCCGCGAGGTTACCTTTCCGATCGGCCCGACCAATACCCTGACGGTGAAGGGCCAGCAATTCGTCAACAACTTCGCCTTCCCGAATTTCTACTTCCACGCCGCCACCGCCCACGGCATCCTGCGCCACAACGGCGTCGAAATCGGGAAACGGGATTTTCTCGGAGTGAATTGA
- a CDS encoding lytic murein transglycosylase: MSFDRFLADLKTQAVSAGVSQRTIAEASPYLVYDQGIVNRDRGQRVFGQVFTEFAGRMAATYRMQQGQAKIKTYAAAFARAEKEYGVPPAVIAAFWGLESDFGANMGNLPTLRSLVSLAYDCRRSEMFANETIAALKIIDRGDLTPTEMVGSWAGELGQTQFLPTHYFNYAVDYDGDGRRDLLDSPADVIGSTANYIANGLKWRRGEPWLQEVRVPQTVPWDQADLTIQLPRSKWAQLGVTYADGRPLPDDNLASSLLLPMGRTGPAFLAYPNFAAYTEWNNSLIYSTTAGYLATRIAGAPPMHRPSAPVAQLPFAELRELQQLLVRAGFNVGKVDGVMGQQSRSAVKAMQIKYGLPADSWPTAELLARMRGGPRAQTLAPGASVVR; the protein is encoded by the coding sequence ATGTCTTTCGACCGCTTCCTCGCTGACCTGAAAACGCAGGCCGTTTCAGCCGGGGTATCGCAGCGCACGATCGCGGAAGCATCGCCGTATCTGGTCTACGACCAGGGCATCGTCAATCGCGATCGCGGCCAGCGCGTGTTCGGGCAGGTGTTCACCGAGTTCGCCGGCCGCATGGCCGCGACTTACCGGATGCAGCAGGGCCAGGCCAAGATCAAAACCTATGCCGCGGCGTTCGCGCGGGCCGAGAAGGAATACGGCGTGCCGCCGGCCGTCATCGCTGCGTTCTGGGGGCTGGAAAGCGATTTCGGCGCCAACATGGGTAATCTGCCGACGCTGCGCTCGCTGGTGTCGCTGGCCTACGACTGCCGGCGCTCGGAGATGTTTGCGAACGAAACCATCGCCGCGCTGAAAATCATCGACCGCGGTGACCTCACACCAACGGAGATGGTCGGCTCGTGGGCCGGCGAGTTGGGGCAGACGCAATTTCTGCCGACGCATTATTTCAACTACGCCGTCGACTACGACGGCGACGGACGCCGCGACCTCCTGGACAGCCCGGCCGACGTGATCGGCTCGACCGCGAATTACATCGCCAACGGACTGAAATGGCGGCGCGGCGAACCCTGGCTGCAGGAAGTGCGCGTGCCGCAAACCGTTCCGTGGGACCAGGCCGACCTGACGATCCAGCTGCCGCGTTCGAAATGGGCGCAACTCGGCGTCACCTACGCGGACGGCCGGCCGTTGCCGGACGACAATCTGGCCTCGTCGCTGCTGCTGCCGATGGGCCGCACCGGACCGGCCTTTCTGGCCTATCCGAATTTCGCCGCCTATACCGAGTGGAACAACTCGCTGATCTACTCGACCACCGCCGGCTATCTTGCTACCCGCATCGCCGGCGCGCCGCCGATGCACCGTCCTTCCGCGCCGGTCGCGCAACTGCCGTTCGCCGAACTGCGCGAATTGCAGCAATTGCTGGTGCGCGCGGGCTTCAATGTCGGCAAGGTCGACGGCGTCATGGGTCAGCAAAGCCGCAGCGCGGTGAAGGCGATGCAGATCAAATACGGCCTGCCCGCCGATTCCTGGCCCACCGCCGAATTGCTGGCGCGGATGCGCGGCGGCCCGCGTGCCCAAACGCTTGCGCCGGGCGCGTCGGTGGTGCGGTAG
- the cpaB gene encoding Flp pilus assembly protein CpaB, protein MYTARIVVLIIALSAGGVAAYLASGSDNKAAPTAPAAQLQTVDVLVAKSDIGLGQTVTPENLQWQTWPAATSSNGFIRRNERPDATTQIAGSIARTPFIAGEPIREAKLVRANGSGFMAAILPTGMRAVSTEISPETGAGGFILPNDRVDVILSKHEKNPDHAGPSDVVNSEIILSNVRVLAIDQAPKEKDGQNSVIGKTVTLELKPEQSETLARARQSGTLSLALRSIADINMVENRTDDEGPKRGDSISVVRYGVSSPTTTQK, encoded by the coding sequence ATGTATACCGCCCGCATTGTTGTCCTGATCATCGCGCTCAGTGCCGGGGGCGTTGCCGCATATCTGGCGAGCGGGTCCGACAACAAGGCTGCCCCGACCGCGCCGGCTGCCCAACTGCAAACCGTGGACGTGCTGGTTGCGAAGTCCGACATCGGCCTTGGCCAGACCGTGACGCCTGAAAATCTGCAGTGGCAGACCTGGCCGGCCGCGACCTCAAGCAACGGTTTCATTCGCCGCAACGAACGCCCCGATGCAACGACCCAGATCGCCGGTTCGATCGCGCGTACACCGTTCATCGCCGGCGAGCCGATCCGGGAAGCGAAGCTGGTCAGGGCCAATGGCTCCGGCTTCATGGCGGCGATTCTGCCCACCGGCATGCGCGCCGTTTCCACCGAAATCTCGCCGGAAACCGGTGCCGGCGGCTTCATTCTGCCGAACGACCGGGTCGACGTCATTCTTTCCAAGCACGAGAAGAACCCGGACCACGCCGGCCCATCCGACGTCGTCAACTCGGAAATCATCCTGAGCAATGTTCGCGTGCTCGCGATCGATCAGGCCCCGAAGGAAAAAGACGGCCAGAATTCGGTGATCGGCAAGACCGTAACCCTCGAACTGAAGCCCGAGCAGTCCGAGACGCTCGCCCGCGCGCGCCAGAGCGGCACGCTGTCGCTGGCGCTGCGCAGTATCGCCGATATCAACATGGTCGAAAACAGAACCGACGACGAGGGTCCCAAGCGCGGCGACAGCATCAGTGTGGTTCGCTACGGCGTCTCGAGCCCGACCACGACACAGAAGTGA
- a CDS encoding type II and III secretion system protein family protein, producing MKCRGNQLAMRTFLVRALSFSAIAALTLSPVLTPVVASEAAVPVAAGAHMKARFLALGIGKSVIIDLPRDVKDVLVADPKIANAVIRSPQRAYIIGELVGQTNVVFFDSEGQQIAAYDIAVKRDLNGVRAALKQALPNARIDIEGVADGVMLTGSVSSPVEAQQAGDIAARLVGGADKVVNSIAVRGRDQVMLKVTVAEVRRDIIKQMGVDLSASMNYGTAVVNFNNTNPFTANGAPLVASNGTAVSALTRAGLPSVTATMRAMESAGVARTLAEPNLTAISGESATFIAGGEFPIPAGYSCDPTTHVCTTQITYKKFGISLDFTPVVLSEGRISLRVMTEVSELSTDNAITVSQALTSTTTNSITIPSIRTRRAETTLEIPSGGSMAMAGLIQQQTKQAINGMPGIDQVPILGGLFRSQDFVNNETELMVLVTPYIVRAVAQKDLSRPDDGFAPASDAQSTLLAQVNRIYGISGRIEPVGNYQGNFGFIID from the coding sequence ATGAAATGCAGGGGAAATCAGCTGGCGATGCGAACCTTTCTGGTCCGCGCCCTGTCGTTTTCGGCGATCGCGGCGTTGACGCTCAGTCCGGTCTTGACGCCGGTGGTGGCGAGCGAAGCCGCGGTGCCGGTCGCCGCCGGCGCACATATGAAGGCACGCTTTCTTGCGCTCGGCATCGGCAAATCCGTGATCATCGACTTGCCACGCGACGTCAAGGATGTGCTGGTCGCCGATCCGAAGATCGCCAACGCCGTCATCCGCTCGCCGCAGCGCGCCTACATTATCGGCGAGCTGGTCGGTCAGACCAACGTCGTGTTCTTCGACTCCGAAGGCCAGCAAATTGCCGCCTACGACATCGCGGTTAAGCGCGATCTCAACGGTGTGCGCGCCGCATTGAAGCAAGCGCTGCCCAACGCGAGAATCGACATCGAAGGCGTTGCCGACGGCGTCATGCTGACCGGCTCGGTATCGAGTCCGGTCGAGGCCCAGCAAGCGGGGGATATCGCCGCGCGGCTGGTGGGCGGTGCCGACAAGGTCGTCAACTCGATCGCGGTCCGGGGCCGCGATCAGGTGATGTTGAAGGTGACTGTCGCGGAAGTGCGGCGGGACATTATCAAACAGATGGGCGTCGATCTCAGCGCCAGCATGAATTATGGCACCGCGGTTGTAAACTTCAACAACACCAATCCGTTCACCGCGAATGGCGCTCCGCTTGTCGCCAGCAACGGCACCGCCGTTTCGGCCCTGACCCGCGCCGGTCTGCCCTCGGTCACCGCGACCATGCGCGCGATGGAAAGCGCCGGCGTGGCGCGGACACTGGCTGAGCCCAACCTGACGGCGATTTCGGGCGAGTCCGCGACGTTCATCGCCGGCGGCGAATTTCCGATTCCGGCTGGTTATTCCTGCGATCCCACCACGCATGTCTGTACCACCCAGATCACCTACAAGAAGTTCGGCATTTCTCTCGACTTCACGCCGGTCGTACTGTCCGAGGGACGGATCTCCTTGCGGGTGATGACCGAGGTGTCCGAGTTGTCGACCGACAACGCGATCACGGTCTCACAGGCGCTCACCTCCACCACGACGAATTCCATCACCATCCCGTCGATCAGGACCCGCCGCGCGGAAACCACGCTGGAAATACCATCGGGTGGATCCATGGCGATGGCCGGACTGATCCAGCAACAGACCAAGCAGGCCATCAACGGGATGCCCGGTATCGACCAGGTGCCCATTCTTGGAGGGCTCTTCAGGAGCCAGGACTTTGTCAATAACGAAACCGAATTAATGGTTCTGGTGACGCCCTATATCGTTCGCGCGGTGGCCCAGAAAGACCTGTCGCGTCCCGATGACGGGTTTGCGCCCGCGTCGGATGCCCAATCGACTCTGTTGGCTCAGGTCAATCGGATTTACGGCATTTCCGGTCGCATCGAACCGGTTGGCAACTACCAGGGCAACTTTGGCTTCATCATTGACTGA
- a CDS encoding CpaD family pilus assembly protein encodes MTSRTPDRHRTLRLLSALAGLSVVLGACTHTDDGLTASVPDDYRLRHPIAIQEADRSVVIFVGHERGGLSASQRADVMGLAQTWVREGTGAIVAEVPVDTPNARAAASSFREIQAVLAAGGVPPRGITLRHYHPDDPRNFATITLSYPKIAAVAGPCGLWPEDLGPSIKDPSYFENKDYYNFGCAYQRNMAAMIDNPSDLVQPRSESPAYTARRSEAFEKYRKGNPTTTTYSDADKAKLSDTGK; translated from the coding sequence ATGACAAGCAGAACACCGGATCGGCATCGAACCCTGCGCCTGCTGAGTGCGCTTGCGGGCCTTTCAGTCGTGCTGGGAGCTTGCACGCATACCGACGACGGGCTGACGGCGAGCGTTCCGGACGATTACCGCCTGCGTCATCCGATCGCGATCCAGGAAGCTGACCGCTCCGTCGTGATTTTCGTCGGTCACGAACGCGGCGGCCTGTCCGCGTCGCAGCGCGCCGACGTCATGGGACTGGCACAGACGTGGGTTCGCGAAGGTACCGGTGCGATTGTGGCCGAAGTGCCGGTCGATACGCCGAACGCACGGGCCGCGGCGAGTTCATTCCGGGAAATTCAGGCGGTGCTTGCGGCAGGCGGCGTGCCTCCACGCGGAATTACGCTGCGTCACTACCATCCGGACGATCCCCGAAATTTCGCGACGATCACGCTGAGTTATCCAAAAATTGCCGCGGTTGCCGGACCCTGCGGCCTGTGGCCGGAGGATCTCGGACCCTCGATCAAGGACCCGAGCTATTTCGAGAACAAGGATTACTACAACTTTGGTTGCGCCTACCAGCGCAACATGGCGGCGATGATCGACAATCCGTCGGACCTTGTGCAGCCGCGATCTGAATCCCCCGCCTACACGGCGCGGCGCTCGGAAGCCTTCGAGAAATATCGCAAAGGCAACCCGACCACGACGACCTATTCCGACGCCGACAAGGCCAAACTCAGCGACACAGGCAAATGA
- a CDS encoding AAA family ATPase, whose translation MMRNARRNPEEQPDITPPHADDYIAPAPRVSVQAFCETVETAAAVRSAGEDRRLGKAHLTVQMGGVAGAIEVYRTVPTPNVIILETEDRSDILVGLDQLATVCDAGTRVVVIGSVNDVAPYRELVRRGVNDYVIGPVDTLDVVRSICSLFSASEAVTVGRIVAVVGAKGGVGASTVAHNVAWAIARDLALDSVVIDLDLAFGTAGLDYNKDPLQGIANAVFSPDRPDTAFMDRLLSKCTDHLSLLAAPATLERVYDFGEQAFDAIFDTLRMTTPCIVLDVPHQWSGWTKRALVGADDILIVAEPDLANLRNAKNLLNMLKASRPNDRTPLYCLNQVGMPKRPEINARGFAKTIESPPIASIPFDSRMFGTAANNGQMIAEIAARHRATKMFLEIAQLLTGRGETKKPRRSLLSPIIEKLRAK comes from the coding sequence ATGATGAGGAACGCCCGTCGAAATCCCGAAGAGCAGCCGGACATCACCCCGCCGCACGCAGACGATTACATCGCTCCGGCGCCTCGGGTGTCGGTGCAGGCCTTTTGCGAGACGGTGGAAACCGCAGCCGCCGTGCGGTCGGCGGGCGAAGACCGCCGCCTCGGCAAGGCCCATCTCACCGTCCAGATGGGCGGCGTGGCCGGGGCCATCGAGGTCTATCGTACGGTGCCTACGCCGAACGTGATCATCCTGGAAACCGAAGACCGCAGCGATATCCTGGTGGGCCTCGATCAGCTCGCAACCGTGTGCGATGCCGGAACCCGCGTCGTCGTGATCGGCAGTGTCAACGATGTCGCGCCTTATCGCGAACTGGTGCGTCGCGGCGTCAACGACTACGTCATTGGGCCGGTCGATACCCTTGATGTGGTGCGCTCGATCTGCAGCCTGTTCTCGGCATCGGAGGCAGTCACCGTCGGCCGGATCGTCGCGGTCGTCGGCGCAAAAGGCGGCGTCGGCGCATCCACCGTCGCGCACAATGTCGCCTGGGCCATCGCCCGCGATCTCGCGCTGGATTCCGTTGTCATCGATCTCGACCTCGCGTTCGGCACCGCCGGTCTCGACTACAACAAGGATCCATTGCAGGGAATCGCCAATGCGGTGTTCTCGCCCGACCGGCCCGATACCGCATTCATGGACCGCTTGCTGTCGAAATGCACCGATCACCTCAGCCTGCTGGCGGCGCCGGCGACGCTCGAGCGGGTCTACGACTTCGGCGAGCAAGCCTTCGACGCGATCTTCGATACGTTACGCATGACAACGCCCTGCATTGTGTTGGACGTTCCACACCAATGGTCGGGATGGACCAAGCGCGCCCTGGTCGGCGCGGACGATATTCTGATCGTGGCCGAGCCGGATCTCGCCAACCTGCGCAATGCCAAGAACCTGTTGAATATGCTGAAAGCGTCGCGTCCCAACGACCGGACGCCGCTGTATTGTCTCAATCAGGTCGGCATGCCGAAGCGCCCGGAAATCAACGCGCGCGGCTTCGCCAAGACAATCGAGAGCCCGCCGATCGCTTCCATTCCATTCGATTCGCGAATGTTCGGCACGGCTGCCAATAACGGCCAGATGATCGCGGAAATCGCCGCGCGCCACCGCGCCACCAAGATGTTTCTGGAGATTGCGCAACTGCTGACCGGCCGCGGCGAGACCAAAAAGCCGCGGCGCTCGTTGTTGTCGCCAATCATCGAGAAGTTGCGGGCAAAGTAA
- a CDS encoding tetratricopeptide repeat protein → MFAQLPHYRFARFLACTASSAILVLGLCSCSAGMSDITGSLGEKTEANRAADPRGELDLDRDRYRANPKDPDAALQYGKALRAAGQRSQAVAVLEQATIAHPSDKALLAGYGRALADNGNFQQAFDVLGNAHTPEDPDWRILSAQGAVLDELGRYEEARQYYASALKIAPEDPTVLSNLGLSYLLSKDLPKAEETLRRAYKGADTDPRVRQNLAFVVGLRGRFAEAESIVKAGRPPEEAAANVAYLKRLLSRKDDAHSGPEGIPVAAVAR, encoded by the coding sequence ATGTTTGCGCAGTTGCCCCACTATCGTTTCGCGAGATTTCTGGCCTGCACGGCATCGTCCGCGATCCTGGTGTTGGGGCTTTGCAGCTGCAGCGCGGGCATGTCTGACATCACGGGCTCGCTGGGCGAGAAAACCGAAGCAAACCGTGCCGCCGACCCCCGGGGCGAACTGGATCTTGATCGCGATCGCTATCGCGCCAATCCCAAGGATCCCGACGCGGCGTTACAATACGGAAAGGCGCTCCGGGCCGCCGGGCAGCGGTCCCAGGCCGTCGCGGTGCTCGAACAGGCCACGATCGCTCACCCCAGCGACAAGGCGCTTCTTGCCGGTTACGGGCGGGCGCTGGCGGACAATGGCAATTTCCAGCAGGCATTCGACGTTCTCGGCAACGCACATACCCCCGAAGATCCCGATTGGCGGATCCTCTCGGCCCAGGGAGCTGTGCTCGATGAACTGGGCCGATACGAGGAAGCACGGCAGTACTACGCGAGCGCGCTGAAAATCGCCCCGGAAGACCCCACCGTGCTGTCCAATCTCGGCCTTTCGTACCTGCTTTCAAAAGATCTGCCCAAAGCGGAGGAGACGCTGCGCCGCGCGTACAAGGGCGCGGATACGGATCCGCGCGTGCGGCAGAACCTGGCGTTTGTGGTCGGCCTGCGGGGCCGTTTCGCGGAGGCTGAAAGCATCGTGAAGGCCGGCCGGCCGCCCGAGGAAGCGGCGGCGAATGTCGCTTATCTCAAGCGATTGTTGTCCCGGAAGGATGATGCCCATAGCGGCCCGGAAGGCATACCGGTGGCAGCCGTCGCGCGCTGA
- a CDS encoding PilZ domain-containing protein — MLMNRRKSERRECRRGAKIQFGTGLLPRDCVITDVSRGGAKVVAEYPDIPAEFTITFSTGDQRRCRLAWRIGCEFGAEFVD, encoded by the coding sequence ATGCTGATGAATCGACGTAAAAGCGAGCGTCGTGAGTGCAGACGGGGCGCGAAGATCCAATTCGGGACCGGCTTGTTGCCGCGCGACTGCGTGATCACGGACGTCTCCAGGGGCGGCGCGAAGGTCGTCGCGGAATATCCGGACATTCCCGCTGAGTTCACCATCACCTTCTCAACAGGCGACCAGCGCCGATGCCGGCTGGCATGGCGGATCGGTTGCGAATTCGGCGCTGAATTCGTCGATTAG